The proteins below are encoded in one region of Bifidobacterium catenulatum DSM 16992 = JCM 1194 = LMG 11043:
- the ppgK gene encoding polyphosphate--glucose phosphotransferase produces the protein MIETAQAFGVDIGGSGIKAAPVNLEKGEFAEPRLKILTPEVSTPKAVGEIVRQQLEHFEVPESAPVGIAFPAPIHVGEKLGYMANLDQSWVGVDVTEVFSEACGRPVTVVNDADAAGLAEQQFGAAKGQDGLVVATTLGTGIGTALIFNGELIPNTELGHLELLKGKGDAEKYAASSIREKLDMGYKKWAKRLTKYYSLMEFYLDPQLFVVGGGVSRVSEKFLPYIDIKTPIVAAKLHNEAGIIGAAYYASTKQK, from the coding sequence ATGATTGAAACTGCACAGGCGTTTGGCGTTGACATTGGAGGCTCCGGCATTAAGGCAGCCCCGGTTAACCTCGAAAAGGGCGAGTTTGCCGAACCGCGTCTGAAGATTCTTACTCCGGAAGTTTCCACTCCGAAGGCCGTCGGTGAAATCGTTCGCCAGCAGCTCGAGCATTTCGAGGTTCCCGAATCCGCTCCGGTTGGCATCGCTTTCCCGGCGCCGATCCACGTGGGCGAGAAGCTCGGCTACATGGCCAACCTAGACCAGTCTTGGGTTGGCGTGGACGTCACAGAAGTGTTCTCCGAAGCCTGCGGACGTCCAGTCACCGTGGTGAACGACGCTGACGCGGCAGGCCTTGCCGAGCAGCAGTTCGGCGCGGCCAAGGGCCAGGATGGTCTGGTCGTGGCAACCACGCTGGGTACCGGTATCGGCACGGCGCTGATTTTCAACGGCGAACTCATCCCGAACACCGAGCTTGGCCACCTGGAACTGCTCAAAGGCAAGGGCGACGCCGAAAAGTACGCGGCATCCTCTATCCGTGAAAAGCTTGATATGGGCTACAAGAAGTGGGCCAAGCGACTGACCAAGTACTATTCCCTGATGGAGTTCTACTTGGATCCGCAGCTGTTCGTCGTCGGCGGCGGCGTGTCTCGTGTGTCTGAGAAGTTCCTGCCGTACATCGACATCAAGACCCCGATCGTTGCAGCCAAGTTGCACAATGAGGCTGGCATCATCGGTGCCGCGTACTACGCAAGCACCAAGCAGAAGTGA
- a CDS encoding glycosyltransferase family 2 protein, with the protein MTEKQVAKNTIEKLAIVVVTYKRQQLLATLFESIEKLTVAPWRIVVVDNEHSDATQGMVDDFREAVTAQWGNTIADQSGNESRVVYAPQSDNLGGAGGFSAGVKKAYELGSEWFWVMDDDVAVMPEAIERLAKWTGSHDVIQGSRYDYDGGPFYWQYDFIISLGIPNPIAPAAFGRPGYRVMDTLCFEGGLFRRNIVEQIGLPDPRFFIYWDDTMYGYRASKVTNPIVVPDVILRRTREIGNWDIAGVRQLNSTSDMNRYHIMRNRGYMARYFMAFGDYRPLMFGLGTLLTAAKEVIRLVMVDREHVKTGLVQIAKGWWDSRKLLHDPDWKPMPPLK; encoded by the coding sequence ATGACTGAAAAGCAAGTTGCGAAGAACACCATCGAAAAGCTGGCTATCGTCGTGGTGACATACAAGCGTCAGCAGCTGCTCGCCACCCTGTTCGAATCCATCGAAAAACTCACTGTGGCACCATGGCGTATCGTCGTCGTTGACAACGAGCACAGCGATGCGACCCAAGGCATGGTCGACGATTTCCGTGAAGCGGTCACCGCGCAGTGGGGCAATACCATCGCCGACCAATCGGGCAACGAAAGTCGCGTGGTGTATGCGCCTCAATCCGACAACCTCGGCGGCGCAGGCGGATTCTCCGCAGGTGTGAAGAAGGCATATGAGCTGGGATCCGAATGGTTCTGGGTGATGGACGACGATGTGGCCGTGATGCCCGAAGCCATCGAACGACTTGCCAAGTGGACCGGCAGCCATGATGTGATCCAAGGCAGCCGATACGACTATGACGGCGGCCCGTTCTACTGGCAATACGATTTCATCATTTCCCTCGGCATCCCCAATCCGATCGCTCCGGCCGCATTCGGACGCCCCGGCTACCGCGTGATGGACACCCTGTGCTTCGAGGGGGGTCTGTTCCGCCGCAACATCGTCGAACAGATCGGCTTGCCGGATCCGCGTTTCTTCATCTACTGGGACGACACGATGTACGGCTACCGCGCCAGCAAAGTCACCAACCCGATTGTGGTGCCCGACGTGATCCTGCGCCGCACTCGTGAAATCGGCAATTGGGATATCGCCGGCGTGCGCCAGCTCAACTCCACCTCTGACATGAACCGTTACCACATCATGCGTAACCGAGGCTACATGGCGCGCTATTTCATGGCGTTCGGCGATTACCGTCCGCTGATGTTCGGTCTGGGTACGCTGCTGACCGCCGCCAAGGAAGTCATCCGTCTGGTGATGGTGGACCGAGAGCATGTGAAGACCGGCTTGGTGCAGATAGCCAAGGGTTGGTGGGATTCACGCAAGCTGCTGCATGATCCGGATTGGAAGCCGATGCCGCCGCTCAAGTGA
- the tenA gene encoding thiaminase II, whose protein sequence is MTAVTSTTNFDYEFDAAKGIQRNNLPPFAQRMRKAADLVWEEGYQQPFIRELGEGTLQRERFAFYLLQDFRYVNDYARVHALGLAKATDPEIMAFMLKVQNGALQVETEVHRSYLASYGITEEQMNNVRQSAFARAYTSNILSIAYGKDILDILVAVLPCAWVYADYGYRLAAEFADTLDDNPYKSWVDMYKTDEFWQDSVWLLEHIEKLVADASEERKRELIDIFVTGVENEYMFWASAYDMQYTWKPEWNQER, encoded by the coding sequence ATGACTGCTGTGACATCAACAACCAATTTCGATTATGAGTTCGACGCCGCCAAAGGCATCCAACGCAACAATCTTCCTCCGTTCGCGCAGCGCATGCGCAAGGCTGCTGACCTGGTTTGGGAGGAAGGCTACCAGCAGCCGTTCATCCGCGAGCTTGGTGAAGGCACACTGCAACGCGAGCGTTTCGCCTTCTATCTGCTGCAGGATTTTCGTTATGTGAACGATTACGCCAGAGTGCACGCTTTGGGATTAGCCAAGGCCACCGACCCTGAAATCATGGCGTTCATGCTCAAGGTGCAGAACGGCGCCCTGCAGGTCGAGACCGAAGTACACCGCTCCTACTTGGCCAGCTATGGCATCACCGAAGAGCAGATGAACAATGTGCGCCAGTCGGCCTTCGCGCGTGCCTACACGTCGAATATCCTTTCCATCGCCTATGGCAAGGATATTCTCGACATTCTTGTGGCCGTGCTGCCGTGCGCCTGGGTGTATGCGGATTATGGTTACCGTCTTGCCGCCGAGTTTGCCGACACGCTTGACGACAATCCGTACAAAAGTTGGGTCGACATGTATAAGACCGACGAATTCTGGCAGGATTCCGTGTGGCTGCTCGAACATATCGAGAAACTGGTAGCCGACGCGAGCGAGGAGCGCAAGCGCGAGCTGATTGACATTTTCGTGACCGGCGTGGAGAACGAGTACATGTTCTGGGCCAGCGCGTACGACATGCAGTACACGTGGAAGCCCGAATGGAATCAGGAGCGCTGA
- a CDS encoding YhbY family RNA-binding protein, with protein MALTKKQVKQLRGLATKLNPLIQVGKNDLSETAIKQADETIEKRELIKCSVLDGSGLTAKEAGEGLAEELNAELVQVIGNRFVLYRRSYRDDVEHIRLVRE; from the coding sequence ATGGCATTAACCAAGAAGCAGGTCAAGCAGCTGCGTGGCCTGGCTACCAAGCTCAATCCGCTCATCCAGGTCGGCAAGAACGATTTGAGCGAAACCGCTATCAAGCAGGCGGACGAGACCATTGAAAAGCGTGAGCTTATCAAATGCTCCGTGCTCGACGGATCCGGACTGACTGCCAAGGAAGCGGGCGAGGGGCTGGCCGAAGAACTGAACGCGGAACTCGTACAGGTTATCGGCAACCGTTTCGTGCTCTATCGCCGCTCCTATCGCGATGACGTGGAGCATATTCGTCTCGTACGCGAATAA
- a CDS encoding energy-coupling factor transporter ATPase has protein sequence MKDDSMNPDSDTNTIAVELRDIRFTYDSGATWALDGVNLTIRQGERVCLAGPNGSGKSTLSRIIAGLAAPDAGHATLLGNNVFDDAGAHADAYRSARHGIGAVFQHPEDQIVTTITEDDVAFGPENLAIAHDDIDMRIAMSLDAVDMSGQREADPTRMSGGQQQRVAIAGMLAMSPEILVLDEPTAMLDPQGRADIMHILDELQQYGTTIILVTHHRDEFVNADRIIRLDNGRIVQSARGNTASIPEMDESDTAQEDNPIAKSNIANGASKPTSAVPIIEIRNLIYQYPNSSKPVLDKLSITINKGETVAITGHNGAGKTTLARLLCALDQPQSGNITINTIPVARQRANGNMQSLKRADREKLRATVGYVMQHPERQLFAETVAEDIAYGPRNQHLDETQVSERVNQAMTLLHIEHLADRSPFDLSGGQQRLAAIAGIIACQPQILIMDEPTAGLDEAATTCVHNLIQTLHAQGITILIISHSQTEIDVLADRVIALDRRQNGNDVTRDIGTNVTSETAGSKNLHTLGSGHAKGDVRENRSFMERLDPRVKMVSALAVMFSAFAIRSFWQLLVAALLTGMIVATSGIGVKQLFKSIRMFLALFVFCGLLNVFFVRSGNVLTNIGPIPITDDGVRIAILYACRFVAVIIVGAVFLATTTPTAITDAFEALLKPFAKFGIHAQEIALVMSLALRFLPTLGSEAKAIVDAQSARGGSIETGTFVQRIKAITAIIIPVFAGAIRHADNLSLALDARCYEEGIMRTHWRIMRIAKHDIAVVGVSVSYIAALTLIAGLC, from the coding sequence ATGAAAGACGATTCCATGAACCCTGACAGCGACACGAACACCATTGCGGTCGAATTACGTGATATTCGTTTCACATATGACTCCGGCGCGACCTGGGCGCTCGACGGCGTGAACCTGACCATCCGCCAAGGCGAACGTGTATGCTTGGCAGGACCAAACGGATCGGGCAAATCCACACTTTCACGCATCATCGCAGGACTTGCCGCACCCGATGCCGGACATGCCACGCTGTTGGGAAACAACGTATTCGATGACGCCGGCGCGCACGCTGATGCTTACCGCAGCGCCCGGCATGGTATCGGGGCGGTTTTCCAACATCCGGAAGATCAGATCGTCACCACCATCACCGAGGATGATGTTGCCTTCGGTCCGGAAAACCTCGCCATTGCGCATGATGATATCGATATGCGCATCGCCATGTCACTTGACGCAGTCGACATGAGCGGACAACGAGAAGCCGATCCCACGCGAATGAGCGGAGGCCAACAGCAGCGCGTCGCCATCGCCGGCATGCTTGCCATGAGTCCCGAAATCCTCGTGCTCGACGAGCCTACCGCCATGCTCGATCCGCAAGGCCGTGCCGACATCATGCATATTCTTGACGAATTGCAGCAGTACGGCACAACCATCATTCTCGTCACCCACCATCGTGACGAATTCGTCAATGCCGACCGCATCATTCGCCTGGATAACGGGCGTATCGTGCAAAGCGCTCGCGGTAATACTGCAAGTATTCCGGAAATGGACGAATCAGACACAGCGCAAGAAGACAATCCAATTGCCAAATCCAATATTGCAAATGGTGCATCGAAGCCAACATCAGCTGTACCAATCATTGAAATCCGTAATCTGATATACCAATATCCAAACAGTAGCAAGCCTGTGCTTGATAAGCTTTCCATAACCATCAATAAGGGTGAAACCGTGGCCATCACAGGGCATAACGGTGCAGGCAAAACCACCCTCGCGCGTCTTCTCTGCGCGCTGGACCAGCCGCAATCCGGCAACATTACCATCAATACCATTCCCGTCGCACGTCAACGCGCCAACGGCAATATGCAGTCGCTCAAGCGTGCGGACCGCGAGAAACTGCGCGCCACCGTCGGCTATGTCATGCAACATCCCGAACGTCAGCTTTTCGCTGAAACCGTAGCCGAGGATATCGCCTACGGACCACGCAACCAACATCTTGACGAAACGCAAGTATCCGAACGCGTCAATCAAGCCATGACGCTGCTGCATATCGAACATCTTGCCGATCGTTCGCCATTCGATCTTTCCGGCGGACAACAACGACTTGCCGCCATAGCGGGCATTATCGCATGCCAACCGCAGATCCTTATTATGGACGAGCCGACCGCGGGGCTTGACGAGGCAGCCACAACCTGCGTGCACAATCTCATTCAAACCCTCCACGCACAAGGCATCACCATACTCATCATTTCCCATTCGCAAACGGAAATCGATGTGCTCGCCGATCGGGTGATCGCACTTGATCGTAGACAAAACGGTAATGACGTCACTCGAGATATCGGAACCAATGTCACTTCCGAAACGGCAGGTTCGAAGAATCTGCACACGCTTGGCTCCGGACATGCAAAGGGAGACGTCCGTGAAAACCGCAGTTTTATGGAACGGCTTGACCCGCGCGTGAAGATGGTGAGCGCGTTGGCGGTCATGTTCTCCGCATTCGCCATCCGCTCCTTCTGGCAGTTACTGGTGGCCGCACTGTTGACCGGCATGATCGTTGCGACATCAGGCATCGGCGTGAAACAACTGTTCAAATCGATTCGCATGTTCCTTGCATTGTTCGTGTTCTGCGGACTGCTCAATGTGTTCTTCGTACGATCCGGCAATGTTCTTACGAACATCGGACCGATTCCAATCACCGACGACGGTGTGCGTATCGCTATACTGTACGCCTGCAGATTCGTTGCGGTCATTATCGTCGGAGCGGTATTCCTTGCCACGACCACTCCCACGGCCATTACCGACGCATTCGAAGCGTTGCTCAAACCTTTCGCAAAATTCGGCATCCATGCGCAGGAGATCGCGTTGGTGATGAGCCTCGCATTGCGGTTCCTGCCCACGTTAGGAAGCGAAGCGAAAGCCATTGTGGATGCGCAATCAGCCCGAGGCGGCAGCATTGAAACAGGAACATTCGTACAGCGGATCAAAGCGATAACCGCCATTATCATTCCGGTATTCGCAGGAGCGATACGTCATGCCGATAATCTCAGCCTCGCACTCGACGCACGATGTTACGAGGAAGGCATCATGCGCACGCACTGGCGAATCATGCGGATCGCCAAACATGACATCGCCGTAGTCGGTGTGAGTGTGTCGTACATTGCCGCATTGACCCTGATCGCTGGACTATGCTGA
- a CDS encoding ECF transporter S component — MEETGLNMSVSSPNNTQNNDAEIASESVTRPDNAHSTGVADSGRWSTKRIAMYALFVALSMAVSFVEFPIVPGVEWLKYDPSGIVSLVAGFAYGPAAAVIVSVLGFLPHLFTNPWGTLMAVLVALALSVPAALIYRRNKTRKGAVIGIIVGAIAALAMAIVGNIIVTPFYAHMTTAQVVALIVPALLPFNALKFTIHGVVTFLIYKPISNLLNR, encoded by the coding sequence ATGGAAGAAACGGGGCTCAACATGAGTGTATCCTCACCGAACAATACCCAAAACAACGACGCCGAAATCGCCAGCGAAAGCGTGACGCGCCCTGACAACGCGCATTCCACAGGCGTGGCTGACTCTGGACGCTGGTCCACCAAACGCATCGCCATGTATGCGCTGTTCGTGGCGCTGTCGATGGCCGTCAGCTTTGTGGAATTTCCCATTGTGCCAGGCGTGGAATGGCTGAAATATGATCCATCCGGCATTGTCAGCCTGGTGGCAGGTTTCGCCTACGGGCCAGCGGCGGCGGTAATCGTCAGCGTGCTTGGTTTCCTGCCGCACCTGTTTACCAACCCATGGGGCACGCTTATGGCCGTGCTCGTGGCTTTGGCATTATCCGTGCCGGCAGCACTGATCTATCGCAGGAACAAGACCCGCAAAGGCGCGGTCATCGGCATCATCGTCGGTGCGATCGCAGCCTTGGCGATGGCGATTGTGGGCAATATAATCGTCACACCGTTCTACGCGCACATGACCACCGCACAGGTCGTGGCATTAATCGTGCCGGCGCTTCTGCCGTTCAACGCGTTGAAATTCACCATCCATGGCGTGGTCACCTTCCTGATCTACAAGCCGATCTCCAACCTGTTGAACCGCTGA
- a CDS encoding DEAD/DEAH box helicase, producing the protein MSDLHCLNDSDSDRITLHANMRGTTSPSSRYEVQATLDLHDELFLARYCSCPAFNGSQHGYGTYSSAYSPSYRNNPNYRSFDDDDDEYDYVDDYDDFGSGSTFGHVQDDDEFDSEPAGGRRYTGMCKHVAAMLLLFLDQPERFRGFKRSGVTSHILSDYMRALDAKNDNTGQSAQLDVLKRIVDAKSRLADEQRGVITQGATKTKRKSGSIMVKPGSVCLKPTLIMNRELWSLTLKIGCGDASYIIKSISKFVADMHNGACVSYGQKLSFTHTPDMLEPFSLQLFRFLQGVVGSRVAAQLQNNYYYAPDVRIEREIMLTDGELCDLLNLFEAEPQQDYIEDVLIARGPLAAPKHEGRERARQLTPDDFVHTDDAAPGYVEVATPGESRSHTIAIFDGNPQFRFIAEYVKEGASSGVRITSNRTITDRIVGQRGVYLMSAEHNGTPTDSHMMPVSGLFRCADSILPAVDALMTLCASNVSDGVFIAENDWPMFARTILPKLTEAGIGFDIPQEVAERMGVDCQIEFYLDRDLQGITCEAVARYGDFVFQLVPTAKALRGVINPDSRSKAALIKRDTARESFAVQVVRQLFPTWSSIDVARVREEDEQTILLLLTEGVDILRSVGQVFSTAAFDGMMMPSSPTVKVGLSIDSNLVEISPIANEVPMNEVGALLNSYRRNRRYHRFRDGTFVDLKKADLHELDQIATDLDLDEQQLDSGRITIPGYQAFLLDAQVDDDGKSESFVDYVNDVKIIDPKRYEVPSKLKNVLRPYQVEGFQWLSTLWDKGFGGILADEMGLGKSVQLLSLVEARKGSGPALIVCPASLVYNWAAECEKFTQDLTIEVVAGTKAQRRKLIATVAQQWNNSPATNETQQTDVVITSYDLLRRDVDDYADCRFALMALDEAQYIKNHATKLAKAVKQITAEHRFALTGTPIENRLSELWSIFDFLMPGLLGTYTKFREKYEQPIMAPGPEHSVMADKLQALVGLFIKRRLKKDVLTDLPDKFENVLTVKLEGEQRKLYAAHEQRLRATLTKTKDADFNTKKIRILAEFTLLREICCDPRLVYADAKNASAKLDAICELVSTCMDEGKKVLVFSQFTSFLDLIGTRLAEHGVDFYTITGETPKKRRVELVDEFNGNDIPVFLISLKAGNTGLNLVGASVVVHADPWWNAAAQNQATDRAHRIGQTQDVNVYQIVAKDTIEERILKLQEKKSELAQQFTDGTASGGVGTLSKDDLLGLLS; encoded by the coding sequence ATGTCGGATCTGCATTGCCTGAACGACTCCGATTCCGATCGCATCACCCTGCATGCCAATATGCGGGGCACCACCTCACCGTCCAGCCGATACGAAGTGCAGGCCACGCTCGATTTGCATGATGAGCTTTTCTTGGCCAGGTATTGTTCCTGCCCGGCGTTCAACGGTTCGCAGCATGGTTATGGCACGTATTCGTCGGCATATTCGCCTAGTTACCGCAACAATCCAAATTATCGCAGTTTCGACGATGATGACGATGAATACGATTATGTCGACGATTATGATGATTTCGGTTCAGGATCGACGTTCGGTCATGTGCAGGACGATGACGAGTTCGATTCGGAGCCGGCTGGGGGACGCCGCTATACGGGCATGTGCAAGCATGTCGCCGCAATGCTGCTGCTGTTTCTTGACCAGCCCGAACGGTTCCGCGGATTCAAGCGAAGTGGCGTGACCTCGCATATCCTATCCGACTACATGCGTGCGCTGGATGCGAAGAATGACAATACCGGTCAAAGCGCGCAGCTTGACGTGCTCAAGCGCATCGTCGACGCGAAAAGCCGTCTCGCCGACGAACAACGAGGCGTCATTACGCAAGGGGCCACGAAAACAAAACGCAAGAGCGGTTCCATCATGGTGAAACCGGGAAGCGTATGTCTGAAGCCCACGCTGATCATGAACCGTGAGCTGTGGAGCCTGACGTTGAAAATCGGCTGCGGCGACGCAAGTTATATCATCAAAAGCATTTCCAAATTCGTAGCCGACATGCACAATGGGGCATGCGTGTCATACGGGCAGAAACTCTCGTTCACCCACACTCCGGACATGCTCGAACCGTTCTCGCTGCAGCTGTTCCGATTCCTGCAAGGTGTTGTTGGATCACGTGTCGCTGCACAGCTGCAGAACAACTACTATTACGCGCCAGACGTGCGTATCGAACGTGAAATCATGCTTACCGATGGGGAATTGTGCGATCTGCTGAACCTGTTCGAAGCGGAACCGCAACAGGACTACATCGAAGACGTGCTGATAGCACGTGGGCCGCTGGCAGCTCCCAAGCATGAGGGGCGTGAGAGGGCGCGGCAGCTCACTCCGGATGATTTCGTCCATACGGATGACGCCGCTCCGGGCTATGTCGAAGTGGCCACGCCAGGGGAGTCCAGATCGCATACTATCGCCATATTCGATGGCAATCCGCAATTTCGGTTCATCGCCGAATATGTGAAGGAAGGCGCTTCGTCGGGCGTGCGTATCACGTCGAACCGTACCATCACGGATCGGATTGTTGGGCAGCGGGGCGTGTACCTCATGAGTGCCGAACATAACGGCACTCCGACGGATTCCCATATGATGCCAGTGAGCGGACTCTTCCGTTGCGCCGACAGCATCCTTCCCGCAGTGGACGCGTTGATGACATTGTGCGCGTCGAACGTTAGCGATGGTGTGTTCATCGCGGAAAACGACTGGCCCATGTTCGCACGAACAATACTGCCAAAACTTACCGAAGCGGGCATTGGTTTCGATATTCCGCAGGAAGTCGCCGAACGGATGGGAGTCGACTGCCAGATCGAATTCTACTTGGACCGTGATCTGCAGGGCATCACCTGTGAGGCTGTGGCACGATACGGCGATTTCGTGTTTCAGTTGGTGCCGACCGCTAAAGCACTACGAGGCGTGATTAATCCGGATTCGCGGTCGAAAGCGGCGCTCATCAAACGAGATACGGCTCGCGAATCATTCGCGGTGCAGGTGGTTCGCCAGCTTTTCCCGACATGGAGTTCCATTGACGTGGCGCGGGTTCGTGAGGAAGACGAACAGACGATTCTGCTCTTGCTCACCGAAGGCGTGGATATCTTGCGTTCGGTCGGGCAGGTGTTCTCCACGGCCGCGTTCGACGGCATGATGATGCCAAGCAGTCCTACCGTGAAGGTCGGACTGTCCATCGACTCGAATCTGGTTGAGATTTCGCCGATAGCCAACGAAGTGCCGATGAACGAGGTCGGTGCGTTGCTGAATTCCTACCGCAGGAACCGCCGCTACCATCGCTTCAGGGACGGTACGTTCGTTGATCTGAAGAAAGCTGATCTGCATGAACTTGATCAGATTGCCACAGATCTTGACCTTGATGAGCAACAGCTTGATTCCGGAAGAATCACCATTCCCGGATATCAGGCGTTCCTCTTGGATGCTCAAGTTGATGACGATGGCAAAAGCGAATCGTTCGTCGACTATGTCAACGATGTGAAAATCATCGACCCGAAACGATACGAAGTGCCCAGCAAGCTCAAAAACGTACTGCGCCCATACCAAGTGGAAGGCTTCCAATGGCTTTCCACCTTGTGGGACAAAGGCTTCGGTGGCATTCTCGCCGACGAAATGGGTTTGGGTAAATCCGTGCAATTGCTGTCACTGGTGGAAGCTCGCAAGGGGAGCGGCCCAGCGTTGATTGTCTGCCCGGCATCCCTGGTATACAACTGGGCCGCCGAATGCGAGAAGTTCACGCAGGATCTCACCATCGAAGTCGTGGCAGGCACGAAAGCACAACGTCGCAAACTCATCGCAACCGTGGCGCAGCAATGGAACAATTCGCCTGCAACCAACGAAACGCAGCAAACCGATGTGGTGATCACCTCTTATGATTTGCTGCGTCGAGATGTGGATGATTATGCCGACTGCCGATTCGCATTAATGGCACTTGACGAAGCTCAATACATCAAAAACCATGCCACCAAACTAGCCAAAGCCGTTAAGCAAATCACCGCCGAACACCGGTTCGCGTTAACCGGAACGCCCATCGAAAACCGGTTGAGCGAACTGTGGAGCATATTCGACTTCCTCATGCCCGGATTGCTCGGAACCTACACGAAGTTCCGAGAAAAATACGAACAGCCGATCATGGCACCCGGTCCGGAACATTCCGTCATGGCTGACAAACTGCAGGCTTTGGTTGGACTGTTCATTAAACGACGTCTGAAAAAAGACGTGCTTACCGATTTGCCTGACAAGTTCGAAAACGTGCTCACCGTCAAATTGGAAGGCGAACAGCGCAAACTCTATGCGGCACACGAACAACGGTTGCGCGCCACCCTTACCAAAACCAAGGATGCCGACTTCAATACCAAGAAAATCCGCATTCTTGCCGAATTCACGTTGCTACGCGAAATCTGCTGCGATCCGAGACTCGTCTATGCGGATGCGAAAAACGCTTCCGCCAAACTTGACGCCATTTGCGAACTCGTATCCACGTGCATGGACGAAGGCAAGAAAGTGCTCGTATTCTCGCAGTTCACTTCATTCCTTGACCTGATTGGTACACGTTTGGCTGAACATGGCGTGGACTTCTACACCATCACCGGCGAGACACCGAAGAAACGTCGTGTGGAACTGGTGGACGAATTCAACGGCAACGATATTCCCGTATTTCTCATCTCGCTCAAGGCGGGCAACACAGGACTGAACCTTGTGGGCGCATCCGTAGTGGTACACGCCGACCCTTGGTGGAACGCCGCCGCACAGAACCAGGCCACCGACCGTGCACATCGTATCGGCCAGACGCAGGATGTGAACGTGTACCAAATCGTAGCCAAAGACACCATCGAGGAACGCATTCTCAAACTTCAGGAAAAGAAAAGCGAACTCGCCCAGCAGTTCACCGACGGCACCGCATCCGGAGGCGTCGGCACACTCAGCAAGGACGACCTGCTCGGCCTGTTGTCGTGA